A window from Mesorhizobium sp. WSM2240 encodes these proteins:
- the thpR gene encoding RNA 2',3'-cyclic phosphodiesterase has translation MPRLFTALEIPRDAALSLSLLRGGLPGARWVDVDNYHITLRFIGDVEGHVADEIANALDRVRRPSFSLALSGVGAFGSKKPHAIWAGVTASPDLYALQAEIERICQRVGIAADPRKFMPHVTLARLRNPNPVDVAQYLSARGNFSTLPFKVSRFVLMSSRDSVGGGPYVVEEVWPLTGADPRSSLSASFSEAWRTMR, from the coding sequence ATGCCGCGACTTTTCACCGCCCTCGAAATTCCTCGCGATGCCGCATTGTCCCTCTCCCTGCTCCGCGGCGGCCTGCCCGGAGCGCGCTGGGTCGATGTCGACAATTACCACATCACGCTTCGGTTCATCGGCGATGTCGAAGGCCATGTCGCCGATGAAATCGCCAATGCGCTGGACCGGGTAAGGCGGCCATCCTTCTCGCTTGCCCTGTCCGGCGTAGGGGCGTTCGGCTCGAAAAAGCCGCACGCCATCTGGGCCGGCGTCACCGCATCGCCGGACCTCTACGCCCTACAGGCAGAAATCGAACGCATTTGCCAGCGCGTCGGCATCGCCGCCGATCCCCGCAAATTCATGCCGCATGTCACGCTCGCCAGACTTAGAAATCCCAATCCGGTCGACGTCGCGCAGTATCTATCGGCCCGCGGGAACTTTTCGACGTTGCCGTTCAAGGTTTCTCGTTTCGTCCTGATGTCGTCGCGCGATTCGGTCGGCGGCGGCCCCTATGTGGTGGAAGAAGTCTGGCCGCTCACAGGCGCCGACCCGCGTTCCAGCCTGTCGGCCAGCTTTTCCGAAGCCTGGCGGACCATGCGGTAG
- a CDS encoding low molecular weight protein-tyrosine-phosphatase — protein MIAKVHTSILFVCLGNICRSPLAEGVFRAVAASRGTESAYLIDSAGTGGWHHGSAPDPRSIAIAASHGIDISAQQARKVVPEDFHRFDFILGMDQSNVDDLKALAPPDARGQILLFLDFAEGASGEVPDPYYGGADGFASVYRMVRQASEKLADRLERGSAPVSGQTSSTT, from the coding sequence ATGATCGCAAAGGTGCACACCAGCATACTCTTCGTCTGCCTCGGCAATATCTGCCGCTCGCCGCTGGCCGAAGGCGTATTTCGCGCGGTAGCGGCCTCGCGTGGCACCGAAAGCGCCTATCTCATCGATTCCGCCGGCACCGGCGGGTGGCACCACGGTTCCGCGCCCGATCCGCGCTCGATTGCCATCGCGGCCAGCCACGGCATCGACATTTCGGCGCAGCAGGCGCGCAAGGTCGTGCCTGAAGATTTCCACCGCTTCGACTTCATCCTCGGGATGGACCAGTCGAATGTCGATGACCTGAAGGCGCTGGCGCCGCCGGATGCGAGAGGCCAAATCCTGCTGTTTCTCGATTTCGCAGAAGGCGCTTCAGGCGAAGTGCCGGATCCCTATTATGGTGGGGCCGACGGCTTCGCCTCTGTCTACCGCATGGTCCGCCAGGCTTCGGAAAAGCTGGCCGACAGGCTGGAACGCGGGTCGGCGCCTGTGAGCGGCCAGACTTCTTCCACCACATAG
- a CDS encoding YkvA family protein translates to MATANNFSFRMFGAGKDNPENDVRARFWQTAKRAARQVPFMDEVVAAYYCALDHRTPLRAKGTLLAALAYFVLPADTIPDFLLGFGFTDDVAVLTAAIAAVKAHVTPAHRQAARKALAELD, encoded by the coding sequence ATGGCTACCGCAAATAATTTCAGCTTTCGCATGTTCGGCGCAGGCAAGGACAATCCCGAGAACGATGTGCGGGCAAGGTTCTGGCAAACCGCCAAGCGGGCGGCGCGACAGGTGCCATTCATGGACGAGGTGGTCGCCGCCTACTACTGCGCGCTGGATCACCGGACGCCGCTGCGCGCCAAAGGCACGCTGCTTGCAGCGCTCGCCTATTTCGTTTTGCCGGCTGACACTATTCCGGATTTCCTGCTCGGCTTCGGATTCACCGACGATGTCGCGGTGTTGACCGCCGCGATAGCCGCGGTCAAGGCGCATGTCACTCCGGCTCACCGCCAAGCCGCCCGCAAGGCGCTGGCCGAACTCGATTGA
- a CDS encoding invasion associated locus B family protein, protein MRGLIATISSLILVASAMPALAQSATKIGQHSAWGTYSYQANNGKVCYVLTVPTDKQPSNLDHGDIFFFVSQRPGQDVSFEPQFIASYNFQENSKVSVTVGDKSFSMFTRGKSAWVENAAEEPLLIAAMKAGSDMKVSAKSGRGNPTNYAFSLKGISAALSSIASCK, encoded by the coding sequence ATGCGCGGATTGATTGCGACGATTTCAAGCCTGATACTGGTTGCGAGCGCCATGCCGGCGCTGGCCCAGTCGGCTACCAAGATCGGACAGCACAGCGCCTGGGGCACCTACAGCTATCAGGCCAACAACGGCAAAGTCTGCTATGTGCTGACCGTGCCGACCGACAAGCAGCCTTCGAATCTCGATCATGGCGATATCTTCTTCTTCGTCAGCCAGCGGCCGGGTCAGGATGTCTCCTTCGAACCGCAATTCATCGCCTCGTACAATTTCCAGGAAAATTCCAAGGTTTCCGTCACCGTTGGCGACAAGTCCTTTTCCATGTTCACTCGCGGCAAGTCCGCCTGGGTGGAGAATGCCGCGGAAGAGCCATTGCTGATTGCGGCGATGAAGGCCGGCTCGGACATGAAGGTCTCGGCGAAGTCCGGGCGCGGCAATCCAACCAACTATGCCTTCTCGCTGAAGGGCATTTCGGCAGCGCTGAGCTCGATCGCCAGCTGCAAATAG
- the rlmN gene encoding 23S rRNA (adenine(2503)-C(2))-methyltransferase RlmN, which produces MTLSLDLTANPTRDMLRARAAMTAKGSLIGLSRAELGEALVSAGVPERQAKMRVQQLWHWLYVRGVSDFSEMLNISKDLRATLEQHFTIARPEIVEEQISNDGTRKWLFRFPARGAGRPVEIETVYIPEEGRGTLCISSQVGCTLTCSFCHTGTQKLVRNLTAEEILAQLLTARDRLGDFPERGTPDGAIVPAEGRKITNIVMMGMGEPLYNFEEVKKALLIASDGDGLSLSKRRITLSTSGVVPEIFRTGDEIGVMLAISLHATNDDLRDLLVPINKKYPLKDLIAACRAYPGLSNAKRITFEYVMLKDVNDSLEDAKALVKLLKGIPAKINLIPFNPWPGTNYQCSDWETIEKFADYINNAGYASPIRTPRGRDILAACGQLKSESERMKKVDRLALEAMMIAGHGE; this is translated from the coding sequence ATGACCCTTTCGCTCGATCTAACCGCCAATCCCACGCGCGACATGCTGCGCGCCCGTGCCGCCATGACGGCAAAAGGCTCGCTGATCGGCCTGTCGCGCGCCGAACTCGGCGAAGCGCTGGTTTCGGCAGGCGTGCCCGAGCGCCAGGCCAAGATGCGCGTGCAGCAGCTCTGGCACTGGCTTTACGTGCGCGGCGTTTCGGATTTTTCCGAAATGCTCAACATTTCAAAAGATCTGCGCGCGACGCTGGAGCAGCATTTCACCATCGCTCGTCCCGAAATCGTCGAGGAACAGATCTCCAATGACGGCACGCGTAAATGGCTGTTCCGTTTCCCCGCCAGAGGCGCAGGCCGTCCAGTCGAGATCGAGACGGTCTACATTCCGGAGGAAGGCCGCGGCACGTTGTGCATTTCCAGCCAGGTCGGCTGCACGCTGACTTGCTCGTTCTGCCACACCGGCACGCAGAAACTGGTTCGCAATCTGACAGCTGAAGAAATCCTGGCGCAACTGCTGACTGCACGCGACCGGCTCGGAGATTTTCCCGAGCGCGGCACGCCCGATGGCGCCATAGTTCCGGCCGAAGGCCGCAAGATCACCAACATCGTCATGATGGGCATGGGCGAGCCGCTCTACAATTTCGAGGAGGTCAAGAAGGCGCTGTTGATCGCCTCCGACGGCGACGGGCTGTCGCTGTCGAAGCGTCGCATCACGCTGTCGACCTCCGGCGTCGTGCCCGAGATCTTCCGCACCGGCGACGAGATCGGCGTCATGCTGGCGATTTCTCTGCATGCGACCAATGATGATCTGCGCGATCTTCTGGTGCCGATCAACAAGAAGTATCCGCTGAAGGATCTGATCGCCGCCTGCCGCGCCTATCCCGGCCTCTCGAACGCAAAGAGGATCACGTTCGAATATGTGATGCTGAAGGACGTCAACGATTCGCTCGAAGACGCCAAAGCGCTGGTAAAGCTCCTGAAAGGCATCCCGGCCAAGATCAACCTGATCCCGTTCAACCCATGGCCCGGCACCAACTATCAGTGCTCGGACTGGGAGACGATCGAGAAGTTCGCCGATTACATAAACAATGCCGGTTATGCCTCGCCGATCCGCACCCCGCGCGGCCGCGACATCCTTGCCGCCTGCGGCCAGCTCAAATCGGAATCGGAGCGCATGAAGAAGGTCGACCGCCTGGCGCTCGAAGCCATGATGATCGCCGGCCACGGCGAATAG
- a CDS encoding arylesterase, whose protein sequence is MAFKRPASALLAAIVVWFASLSPVTAEPHQIVGFGDSLMAGYGLNPGESFPEKLEKALRARGHDVVIANAGVSGDTTSGGLARLDWSVPDGTDLVILELGANDMLRGVSPELTEKNLDEMISRLKARNIGVLLAGMRAAPNLGSDYVTAFDGIYTRLAEKHDVPLYPFFLDGVAADRSFLLEDGMHPNAEGIDRMVERFLPGVEKLIAEQPDDT, encoded by the coding sequence ATGGCATTCAAACGTCCGGCTTCGGCTTTGCTCGCCGCCATCGTCGTCTGGTTCGCATCTTTATCTCCGGTTACGGCCGAACCGCATCAAATCGTCGGCTTCGGCGATAGCTTGATGGCCGGTTATGGCCTCAATCCGGGCGAAAGCTTTCCCGAAAAGCTGGAAAAGGCGCTACGCGCGCGAGGTCACGATGTCGTGATCGCCAATGCGGGAGTTTCGGGCGACACAACCAGCGGCGGTCTGGCGCGGCTCGACTGGTCGGTGCCGGACGGAACCGACCTGGTCATCCTGGAACTTGGTGCAAACGACATGCTGCGCGGCGTCTCGCCCGAGCTCACCGAAAAAAACCTGGACGAGATGATCTCGCGGCTCAAGGCCCGCAACATCGGCGTTCTCCTGGCCGGCATGCGCGCCGCGCCAAATCTGGGGTCGGATTACGTCACTGCTTTCGACGGCATCTATACGCGGCTGGCGGAAAAGCATGACGTGCCGCTCTATCCGTTTTTTCTCGACGGCGTCGCGGCCGACCGCAGCTTTCTGCTGGAAGACGGGATGCACCCGAACGCGGAGGGCATCGACCGCATGGTCGAGCGCTTCCTGCCTGGCGTGGAAAAACTGATTGCGGAGCAGCCGGACGATACTTGA
- a CDS encoding ABC transporter ATP-binding protein: protein MTEPVIHLKDVSLTLGEGASSVHVLKSVSLDIAAGEATGIVGPSGSGKSTLLMVLAGLERVDAGTVRVAGEVLNGRNEDQIAAFRGRNIGIVFQSFHLIPNMTALENVAVPLELAGRKDAFAIAARELEAVGLADRVTHYPGELSGGEQQRVAIARALAPEPRILIADEPTGNLDQATGRQVADLLFAKARERGMTLVLVTHDAALASRCARQVSMRSGRIEAAPLVAVSA from the coding sequence GTGACAGAACCCGTCATCCATTTGAAGGACGTGTCGCTGACGCTCGGCGAAGGCGCTTCCTCCGTTCATGTCCTGAAGAGCGTCAGCCTCGACATCGCCGCCGGCGAGGCGACCGGCATCGTCGGGCCATCAGGCTCGGGGAAGTCGACCCTGCTGATGGTGCTTGCCGGGCTGGAGCGGGTCGACGCCGGTACGGTGCGCGTCGCCGGCGAAGTCCTGAACGGCAGGAATGAGGACCAGATCGCGGCATTTCGCGGCCGCAATATCGGCATCGTCTTCCAATCCTTCCATCTGATTCCCAACATGACAGCACTGGAAAATGTCGCCGTGCCGCTGGAGCTTGCCGGCCGCAAGGATGCTTTCGCCATAGCCGCGCGCGAACTCGAAGCCGTCGGCCTCGCCGATCGCGTAACCCACTATCCCGGCGAATTGTCGGGCGGCGAGCAGCAGCGGGTGGCGATAGCCCGGGCGCTGGCGCCTGAACCGCGTATCCTGATTGCCGATGAACCGACCGGCAATCTCGACCAGGCAACCGGACGTCAGGTGGCCGACTTGCTGTTCGCCAAGGCGCGCGAGCGCGGTATGACGCTTGTGCTGGTGACGCATGACGCGGCGCTGGCTTCCCGTTGCGCGCGGCAGGTGTCAATGCGCTCCGGTCGCATCGAAGCTGCTCCGCTGGTCGCGGTGTCGGCCTGA
- a CDS encoding DUF1236 domain-containing protein — MKSNLLISASAGALLAMSASAFAQTSVTATTDLNVRAGPGPQHPVIGVLAAGQATTLNGCIEGSKWCSVAEAGGQGWVYSDYLTGNFGGQQVVVTERPAGSVEVVTAPSGEGGAEGAVVGGATGAVAGAIIGGPIGAAVGGVAGATIGGATGAAAEPPAEVRTFVTSNRVEPVYLEGEVVVGASLPETVELREIPNYEYRYVNVNNQPVLVEPDTRRIVYVMRQ; from the coding sequence ATGAAATCCAATCTCCTGATTTCCGCTTCCGCCGGCGCATTGCTTGCAATGTCGGCGTCGGCATTCGCCCAGACATCGGTCACCGCCACGACGGACCTCAACGTTCGCGCCGGTCCCGGTCCGCAGCACCCTGTGATCGGGGTTCTGGCCGCCGGACAGGCGACAACGCTGAATGGTTGCATCGAGGGCAGCAAATGGTGCTCAGTCGCCGAAGCCGGCGGTCAGGGCTGGGTTTATTCAGACTATCTGACAGGCAATTTCGGCGGCCAGCAGGTGGTGGTCACCGAACGTCCTGCCGGTTCCGTCGAGGTGGTCACTGCCCCATCCGGTGAAGGCGGCGCGGAAGGCGCTGTTGTGGGCGGAGCCACCGGTGCTGTTGCCGGCGCGATCATCGGCGGACCTATCGGTGCAGCTGTCGGCGGCGTTGCCGGCGCGACCATCGGCGGCGCCACGGGTGCTGCCGCCGAGCCGCCGGCCGAGGTACGCACCTTCGTGACGTCCAACCGGGTCGAACCGGTCTATCTTGAAGGCGAGGTCGTGGTCGGCGCCAGCCTGCCCGAAACCGTCGAACTTCGCGAGATCCCGAACTACGAGTACCGCTACGTCAACGTTAACAATCAGCCGGTGCTGGTCGAGCCGGATACCCGCAGGATCGTATACGTCATGCGGCAGTAG
- a CDS encoding FAD-dependent oxidoreductase: protein MKDVDVVVVGAGSAGLAAAKTLRAAGLSFTVLEAMNRVGGRAWTSTEHFGIPFDIGCAWIHAADRNPYFAEAEAAGWTLHYHDMNVDHLYYGKRKASEEEEAEMKRADCEMSAALEKWSGTDDSVSLLLASGHAPRAAATFAGPMDFGQDYDEVSIEDFRAAADLDPNYFTREGFGALVAQYGADVPVQLSTPVRKILWDVSGVACVTDRGTIRARAVIVTASPAVLAFEEIEFSPALPDAVVEAFFDLPMGMLTKRRPVRAGRRRAPPSWNR from the coding sequence ATGAAAGATGTTGACGTCGTGGTCGTCGGCGCGGGTTCGGCTGGTTTGGCCGCAGCCAAGACCCTGCGCGCAGCAGGGTTGAGCTTCACTGTTCTGGAGGCGATGAACCGCGTCGGCGGCCGCGCCTGGACGTCCACCGAACATTTCGGCATCCCGTTCGATATCGGCTGCGCCTGGATCCATGCCGCCGATCGAAATCCCTATTTTGCGGAAGCCGAAGCCGCCGGCTGGACGCTTCATTACCACGACATGAATGTTGACCATCTCTACTACGGCAAGCGCAAGGCTTCTGAGGAAGAAGAAGCTGAGATGAAACGCGCCGACTGCGAGATGTCGGCGGCGCTCGAGAAATGGAGCGGGACTGACGACAGCGTCTCGTTGCTGCTCGCCTCCGGTCATGCGCCGCGCGCCGCCGCCACCTTTGCCGGGCCGATGGATTTTGGCCAGGATTACGATGAGGTTTCGATAGAAGACTTTCGCGCGGCCGCCGATCTCGATCCGAATTACTTCACCAGGGAAGGATTTGGCGCGCTGGTCGCGCAATACGGGGCCGATGTGCCAGTCCAACTGTCGACCCCGGTCCGGAAAATCCTTTGGGACGTGTCGGGCGTCGCCTGCGTCACCGATCGCGGGACGATCCGCGCCAGGGCCGTCATCGTCACCGCCTCGCCGGCGGTGCTGGCATTCGAGGAGATCGAATTCTCGCCCGCTTTGCCGGATGCCGTCGTCGAAGCGTTCTTCGATCTGCCGATGGGCATGCTCACCAAGCGGCGGCCAGTCCGGGCAGGGCGGCGGCGCGCGCCACCCTCATGGAACCGATAG
- a CDS encoding lytic transglycosylase domain-containing protein has translation MLGVAAGTAQAATCGNNAAGFENWKQEFKREAAARGIGGNALRALDNAKYASKTIHADRNQKSFKLSLSQFMAKRGGKQIASKGKSLKKQNAALLASIEQRYGVPPGPLLAIWGMETGFGGFLGNQNTVSAVATLAYDCRRTEFFTNQLYATLQLVQNGTLSPSAIGAAHGEIGQTQFLPVNVLKYGVDGDGNGRIDMVKSKADALASTANFLRGHGWRPGGGYQPGQANFGALQGWNSASVYQQAIAIIGAEIDGQ, from the coding sequence ATGCTCGGCGTCGCTGCGGGGACCGCACAGGCCGCGACGTGCGGCAACAACGCAGCCGGCTTCGAGAACTGGAAGCAGGAGTTCAAGCGGGAGGCTGCAGCCCGCGGCATCGGCGGCAATGCGCTGAGGGCGCTGGACAACGCCAAATACGCGAGCAAGACGATACACGCCGATCGCAACCAGAAGAGCTTCAAGCTGTCGCTCAGCCAGTTCATGGCGAAACGCGGCGGCAAGCAGATAGCCTCGAAAGGCAAGAGCCTGAAGAAGCAGAATGCTGCGCTGTTGGCGAGCATAGAGCAGCGCTACGGTGTCCCGCCCGGCCCTCTGCTGGCGATCTGGGGCATGGAAACCGGGTTCGGCGGCTTTCTCGGCAATCAGAACACCGTCTCGGCTGTGGCGACGCTCGCCTATGACTGCCGCCGCACGGAATTCTTCACCAACCAGCTTTATGCGACGTTGCAGCTCGTGCAGAACGGCACGCTGAGCCCCTCGGCGATCGGTGCGGCGCATGGCGAGATCGGGCAGACGCAGTTCCTGCCGGTCAACGTGCTGAAATACGGCGTCGACGGCGACGGCAACGGCAGGATCGACATGGTCAAATCGAAAGCCGATGCGCTCGCCTCGACGGCCAATTTCCTGCGCGGCCATGGCTGGCGACCGGGCGGCGGGTATCAGCCTGGCCAGGCCAATTTCGGCGCGCTCCAGGGCTGGAATTCGGCCAGCGTGTACCAGCAGGCGATCGCCATTATCGGCGCGGAAATCGACGGGCAGTAA
- a CDS encoding SMP-30/gluconolactonase/LRE family protein, producing the protein MATADYYEILDPRFSRLFNGNAHVEKLFTGCKWAEGPAYFAAARYLVWSDIPNNRMLRYDETDGQVSVFRQPSGNSNGNTVDRQGRLVTCEHSGRRVSRTEHDGSITTIADRWRGKRLNSPNDVVVKSDGSIWFTDPTYGIDSDYEGDQAESEIGSSQVYRVDPASGEVEAVVTDMVKPNGLAFSPDERKLYVVDTGRTHGAENPAHMRVFDVGPDNALSGGEVFADCTAGLFDGFRLDTQGRIWTSAADGIHCYDPDGTLIGKIKVPECVANCVFGGIKRNCLYITATTSLYVVRLMVNGAKTV; encoded by the coding sequence TTGGCCACAGCCGACTACTACGAAATTCTCGACCCGCGGTTTTCGCGCCTGTTCAATGGCAATGCGCATGTCGAAAAGCTGTTCACCGGCTGCAAATGGGCGGAGGGTCCGGCCTATTTCGCCGCCGCCCGCTACCTCGTCTGGTCGGACATTCCCAACAATCGGATGCTGCGCTACGACGAGACCGACGGACAGGTTAGCGTCTTCCGCCAGCCCTCGGGGAATTCCAACGGCAATACCGTCGATCGCCAGGGCCGGCTGGTCACCTGCGAGCATTCCGGCCGGCGCGTGAGCCGTACGGAGCACGATGGCTCGATCACGACGATCGCCGATCGTTGGCGCGGCAAGCGCCTGAATTCACCCAACGACGTTGTGGTGAAGTCGGACGGCTCGATCTGGTTCACCGATCCCACCTACGGTATCGATTCCGACTATGAGGGCGACCAGGCTGAAAGCGAGATCGGCAGTTCGCAGGTCTATCGCGTGGACCCGGCGAGCGGCGAAGTGGAAGCCGTGGTGACCGACATGGTCAAGCCCAACGGGCTCGCCTTCTCGCCCGACGAAAGAAAACTCTACGTCGTCGATACCGGGCGGACCCACGGCGCGGAAAATCCGGCCCATATGCGAGTTTTCGATGTCGGTCCGGACAATGCGCTGTCCGGCGGCGAGGTATTCGCCGATTGCACGGCCGGGCTGTTCGACGGCTTCCGGCTCGACACTCAGGGCCGCATCTGGACCAGTGCCGCCGACGGCATCCATTGCTATGATCCGGACGGAACGCTGATCGGCAAGATCAAGGTGCCGGAATGCGTCGCAAACTGCGTGTTCGGCGGCATCAAGCGCAATTGCCTTTACATCACCGCAACGACGTCGCTTTACGTTGTGCGCCTGATGGTCAACGGCGCCAAGACCGTTTGA
- a CDS encoding argininosuccinate synthase, whose amino-acid sequence MSKWKDVKKVVLAYSGGLDTSIILKWLQTELGAEVVTFTADLGQGGELEPARRKAEMLGIKDIRIMDVREEFVRDFVFPMFRANTVYEGTYLLGTAIARPLISKHLVDIARETGADAIAHGATGKGNDQVRFELSAYALNPDIKVIAPWRDWSFKSRTDLLNFAEQHQIPVPKDKRGDAPFSVDANLLHSSSEGKVLEDPWSEPPEFVHQRTISPMDAPDAVTEITIEFKNGDPVALDGKKLSPAAMLAALNDLGRDNGIGRLDLVENRFVGMKSRGVYETPGGTILISAHRAIESITLDRGAAHLKDELMPRYAELIYNGFWFSPEREMLQALIDKSQHDVEGEVRLKLYKGNVIVTGRRSQKSLYSDALVTFEDDRGAYDQKDAEGFIRLNALRLRTLAARDRKR is encoded by the coding sequence ATGTCTAAGTGGAAAGACGTCAAAAAGGTCGTGCTCGCCTATTCCGGCGGTCTCGACACCTCTATCATCCTGAAGTGGCTGCAGACCGAGCTGGGTGCGGAGGTAGTGACCTTCACCGCCGATCTTGGCCAGGGCGGCGAGCTGGAGCCGGCGCGCAGGAAGGCCGAAATGCTCGGCATCAAGGACATCCGCATCATGGATGTACGCGAAGAGTTCGTCCGCGATTTCGTGTTTCCGATGTTCCGCGCCAATACCGTCTATGAAGGCACCTATCTTCTCGGCACCGCGATCGCGCGGCCGCTGATCTCCAAGCACCTCGTCGACATCGCCAGGGAAACCGGCGCCGACGCGATCGCCCACGGCGCCACCGGGAAGGGCAACGACCAGGTCCGCTTCGAGCTTTCCGCCTACGCACTCAACCCCGACATCAAGGTCATCGCGCCGTGGCGCGACTGGTCCTTCAAATCGCGCACCGACCTCCTGAACTTTGCCGAGCAGCACCAGATTCCGGTGCCGAAGGACAAAAGGGGCGATGCGCCGTTTTCCGTCGACGCCAACCTCCTGCACTCGTCGTCAGAAGGTAAGGTTCTGGAGGACCCGTGGAGCGAGCCGCCGGAATTCGTCCATCAGCGCACCATTTCGCCGATGGATGCGCCGGACGCCGTGACCGAGATCACCATCGAATTCAAGAACGGCGATCCGGTTGCGCTCGACGGCAAAAAGCTGTCGCCGGCGGCGATGCTGGCCGCGCTCAACGATCTCGGCCGGGATAACGGCATAGGCCGGCTCGACCTCGTCGAAAACCGCTTCGTCGGCATGAAGTCACGCGGCGTCTATGAGACGCCCGGCGGCACGATCCTGATCTCCGCGCACCGCGCCATCGAATCGATCACGCTCGACCGGGGTGCGGCACATCTCAAGGATGAGCTGATGCCGCGCTACGCCGAACTGATCTACAACGGTTTCTGGTTCTCGCCGGAGCGGGAAATGCTGCAGGCGCTGATCGACAAGAGCCAGCACGATGTCGAGGGCGAAGTGCGGCTGAAGCTCTACAAGGGCAACGTCATCGTCACCGGCCGCCGCTCGCAGAAGTCGCTCTATTCCGACGCGCTGGTCACTTTCGAGGATGACCGCGGCGCCTACGACCAGAAGGACGCCGAAGGCTTCATACGCCTCAACGCGCTGCGTCTCAGGACGCTTGCCGCGCGTGACAGAAAACGCTGA
- a CDS encoding LysE family translocator — protein sequence MPFIPEASIIIQFAVATFIIAITPGPDMTLFVGRALSEGRTAGFACMFGAMTGVIIHTALVALGLSALIVASPQAFLVLKIFGAGYLMWLAYQAIRNGSAFSPERKAGTGRTLFQNWATGLGINLMNPKVILFFMTFLPQFVSASDPNAPAKLLFLGLLFIPLSLPVTAPMVIAADKFAGLLKKNPTVTRVVDYLFAGVFSAFALKILTAQAK from the coding sequence ATGCCTTTCATCCCGGAAGCCAGCATCATCATCCAGTTCGCAGTCGCGACCTTCATTATCGCGATCACGCCCGGGCCGGACATGACCCTGTTCGTCGGACGAGCGCTTTCGGAAGGCCGAACCGCCGGCTTCGCTTGCATGTTCGGCGCAATGACCGGCGTAATCATCCATACTGCACTGGTGGCGCTCGGGCTTTCCGCCTTGATCGTCGCTTCGCCGCAGGCCTTCCTGGTGCTGAAGATCTTCGGTGCCGGTTATCTGATGTGGCTGGCTTATCAGGCGATCCGCAACGGCTCGGCCTTCTCGCCTGAAAGGAAGGCGGGTACCGGCCGCACCCTGTTCCAGAACTGGGCCACAGGGCTCGGGATCAACCTCATGAACCCCAAGGTCATCTTGTTCTTCATGACATTCTTGCCGCAATTCGTCTCGGCAAGCGACCCGAACGCACCGGCAAAGCTGCTATTTCTGGGCCTGCTTTTCATCCCGCTATCGCTGCCGGTGACCGCGCCGATGGTGATCGCCGCCGACAAGTTCGCCGGGCTTCTGAAAAAGAACCCGACGGTGACGCGGGTGGTGGATTATCTGTTCGCCGGCGTGTTTTCAGCCTTCGCGCTCAAGATTCTGACGGCGCAGGCGAAATAG